One segment of Manihot esculenta cultivar AM560-2 chromosome 4, M.esculenta_v8, whole genome shotgun sequence DNA contains the following:
- the LOC122723435 gene encoding uncharacterized protein LOC122723435, translated as MSEAVVFKLIAEQSQKCLVHLDRDGQCIYSELTSSAKEDNPQPAVEQFLTLHASLNNARTIADSLSKTITVDSSPDPDDNPSEEVLKITSERRKCAASWVQAALATNLSSFSVFTKGTTSAPTQGQKTTASNQPVLVLENSSKNPSTKTQGKTRPSVGSKLVATGAFRKSGDNSAVSQKMPHQPPPEWTRGSGLDEAVDLAEMLQMESQDWFLGFVDRFLDADVDSSTLSDNSQIAGMLTQLKSVNDWLDGMGSNKDEGETPHVSSETVDRLRKKIYEYLLTHVESAAAALGGGSQSSSRLDNTDAKTKR; from the exons ATGAGTGAAGCTGTGGTTTTCAAACTGATTGCTGAGCAATCACAAAAATGTCTTGTCCACCTAGATAGAGATGGACAATG CATATACTCTGAGCTAACCTCCTCTGCTAAAGAAGATAACCCACAACCTGCTGTGGAGCAGTTCTTGACCCTCCATGCAAGCTTGAATAATGCTCGCACAATAGCCGATTCTCTGTCTAAAACTATTACAGTTGATTCATCTCCAGATCCTGATGACAACCCATCAGAAGAAGTACTAAAGATCACATCAGAGAGACGCAAATGTGCAGCCTCTTGGGTTCAAGCTGCATTGGCCACCAATCTGTCATCTTTTTCTGTATTTACAAAAGGAACAACTTCAGCTCCCACGCAAGGCCAAAAGACTACCGCTAGTAATCAACCTGTTTTAGTCCTTGAAAATTCTTCGAAGAATCCATCAACAAAAACTCAAGGGAAAACCCGTCCATCTGTTGGCTCCAAGCTTGTAGCCACAGGAGCTTTTCGCAAATCAGGGGATAATTCTGCCGTCAGTCAGAAGATGCCGCACCAACCTCCACCTGAGTGGACCAGAGGAAGCGGCCTTGACGAGGCCGTGGACTTGGCTGAAATGTTGCAAATGGAATCCCAGGATTGGTTCCTGGGATTTGTTGATAGATTCTTGGATGCCGACGTGGATTCCTCAACTTTGTCAGATAATAGTCAAATAGCAGGCATGTTGACTCAGCTGAAGAGTGTGAATGACTGGTTAGATGGGATGGGTTCAAACAAGGATGAAGGAGAAACACCCCATGTTTCATCAGAGACAGTGGACAGACTTAGGAAGAAGATTTACGAATATCTTCTTACACACGTTGAATCTGCTGCTGCTGCACTAGGCGGTGGATCACAATCATCATCAAGGCTCGACAACACAGACGCAAAAACGAAAAGGTAA